The following coding sequences lie in one Pontibacter sp. G13 genomic window:
- a CDS encoding sterol desaturase family protein has translation MEKYLDIFVQAYQNYGRYLWQEITFQTRPLWHNYFWMLVLVSGFFLALEWIRPWRKAQPKFRQDFWLDFFYLFFNFFLFSLLIYQASSEVVVNLFNDGIKSLTGFDLQASNPMRKWPIWAILLTGFVVRDFIQWWVHRLLHASAWLWEFHKVHHSVQQMGFAAHMRYHWMENVVYRTLEYVPLALLGIGLHDFFLIHIFTLAWGHYNHANFHVHGRITGGIVFGGALLFVGVSSGYAWWLTVILTLGGAGVGAWLIGPYMKRIFNSPDLHIWHHAYELPADRQRGVNFAITLAIWDYLWKTDYLPHDGRDIKLGFPGVEEYPHDFVGQNLHGIVPEKEE, from the coding sequence ATGGAGAAATACTTGGATATTTTTGTTCAGGCCTACCAAAACTACGGGAGGTATCTCTGGCAGGAAATCACCTTTCAGACGAGGCCGCTCTGGCACAACTATTTCTGGATGTTGGTGCTGGTATCAGGCTTTTTCCTCGCACTAGAATGGATCAGACCTTGGCGAAAAGCGCAGCCCAAATTTCGTCAGGATTTTTGGCTGGATTTCTTCTACCTGTTTTTCAACTTCTTCCTGTTCTCCTTGCTGATCTACCAAGCCTCCTCTGAGGTAGTGGTCAATCTCTTCAATGATGGTATCAAATCCCTGACAGGCTTCGACCTGCAGGCTTCCAATCCGATGCGGAAATGGCCGATTTGGGCGATATTGCTCACGGGGTTTGTGGTCCGGGATTTCATCCAGTGGTGGGTGCATCGACTTCTGCATGCTTCTGCTTGGCTGTGGGAATTTCACAAAGTTCACCATAGCGTCCAGCAGATGGGATTTGCCGCCCACATGCGGTATCACTGGATGGAGAATGTAGTCTACCGGACGCTCGAATACGTCCCCCTTGCATTGCTGGGCATCGGATTGCATGATTTCTTCCTCATTCACATTTTCACCCTTGCCTGGGGACATTACAACCATGCGAACTTCCATGTCCATGGCCGAATCACGGGCGGGATCGTGTTCGGAGGGGCGCTCTTGTTTGTAGGAGTGTCTTCTGGATACGCTTGGTGGCTGACAGTGATCTTGACCCTTGGAGGCGCAGGAGTAGGTGCATGGTTGATCGGGCCGTACATGAAACGAATCTTCAATAGTCCGGATTTGCATATCTGGCACCATGCCTATGAGCTGCCAGCTGATCGACAGCGCGGCGTGAATTTCGCAATCACGTTGGCCATCTGGGACTACCTCTGGAAAACCGACTACCTGCCCCATGACGGTCGCGATATCAAGCTTGGCTTTCCCGGCGTGGAGGAATATCCCCATGATTTTGTTGGGCAAAACCTTCATGGAATCGTCCCCGAAAAGGAGGAGTAG
- a CDS encoding HupE/UreJ family protein — MNCFDGASIYLKLGFEHILDLGGYDHILFVVALCAIYKLAQWRQVIILVTAFTIGHSLTLALSTMDIFRMNPDLIETLIPVTILITALSNLRLRGELPDPAHQRIRYFLALFFGLIHGLGFSNYLIALLGKEACITGPLLMFNIGLELGQLIIVAAVLLLSWVVLTVRGVPRKMWNFAVSGLVTFLSIYLLVMKLV; from the coding sequence ATGAATTGTTTCGATGGTGCTTCCATCTACCTCAAGCTCGGGTTCGAGCACATCCTAGATCTGGGTGGCTACGACCACATCCTCTTCGTAGTCGCGCTTTGTGCCATCTACAAACTCGCTCAATGGCGTCAGGTGATCATTTTGGTGACAGCCTTTACCATTGGGCATTCGTTGACGCTGGCCTTGTCTACGATGGATATATTCCGGATGAACCCCGATCTCATCGAAACCCTCATCCCGGTCACGATCTTGATCACAGCGCTCTCCAACTTGCGCCTGCGTGGTGAATTGCCAGATCCGGCGCACCAGCGCATTCGTTATTTTCTCGCCCTCTTTTTCGGCTTGATCCACGGATTGGGCTTTTCCAATTACCTCATTGCGTTGCTTGGCAAGGAAGCGTGTATCACTGGGCCGCTACTCATGTTCAATATCGGACTAGAGTTGGGGCAACTGATCATCGTGGCCGCAGTGCTTCTCCTTTCATGGGTGGTATTGACCGTCCGGGGGGTCCCTCGGAAAATGTGGAACTTCGCCGTCTCTGGGCTGGTGACCTTCCTGTCCATCTATTTGCTGGTGATGAAGCTGGTTTAA
- a CDS encoding rhodanese-related sulfurtransferase encodes MALHNKVNSEELKQQMLSSEEARTTISFYCYHQFEDPQAFRNELFQKWSELGVFGRTYVAKEGINAQISVPSSNFEALRDQLYRYPFFDGMRLNVAYEDDGKSFYKLIIKVRPKILADGLDDDTFNPSECGQHLKAEEFNALMDRDDSILIDMRNHYETEVGHFKGAITPDVDTFRESLPIIEDMLKEHADKHIMMYCTGGIRCEKASAWFKHQGFEKVYQLEGGIIKYAQDAKAQGLENKFIGKNFVFDERMGERISDDVIAHCHQCGKPCDTHTNCKNVMCNLLFIQCDECAEKHAGCCSNECHEIVQLPEEEQMAMRKGKDSGVRIFSKGRFKKAPKVEESITYEEIHPES; translated from the coding sequence ATGGCATTGCACAACAAAGTAAACAGCGAAGAGCTTAAGCAGCAGATGCTTAGCAGTGAAGAAGCCCGTACAACGATCTCTTTTTACTGCTATCACCAGTTCGAAGATCCGCAAGCTTTTAGGAATGAATTGTTCCAAAAGTGGTCCGAATTAGGCGTTTTTGGCCGTACCTATGTCGCCAAAGAGGGCATCAATGCCCAAATCAGTGTCCCATCTTCCAATTTCGAAGCACTCCGGGATCAACTCTACAGGTACCCGTTTTTCGATGGCATGAGACTCAATGTCGCCTACGAGGATGACGGGAAATCCTTCTACAAGCTTATTATCAAGGTCCGTCCCAAGATTTTGGCTGACGGCCTAGACGACGATACGTTCAACCCTTCCGAGTGCGGCCAGCACCTCAAAGCCGAGGAGTTCAATGCGCTCATGGATCGCGACGATTCCATCTTGATCGATATGCGCAACCACTACGAAACCGAAGTGGGGCATTTCAAAGGTGCGATCACCCCAGATGTGGATACCTTCCGGGAATCACTGCCGATCATTGAGGATATGCTCAAGGAACACGCCGACAAGCATATCATGATGTATTGTACCGGAGGGATTCGCTGCGAAAAGGCCAGTGCATGGTTCAAGCACCAAGGCTTTGAAAAGGTCTATCAGCTCGAAGGTGGAATCATCAAATACGCGCAGGATGCGAAGGCTCAGGGGCTTGAAAACAAGTTCATCGGGAAGAATTTCGTGTTTGATGAGCGGATGGGAGAACGAATCTCAGACGATGTGATCGCCCATTGCCATCAATGTGGAAAGCCTTGCGATACGCACACCAACTGCAAGAATGTGATGTGCAATCTGCTATTCATCCAATGCGATGAATGCGCAGAAAAGCATGCAGGGTGCTGCTCCAATGAGTGCCACGAGATTGTCCAATTGCCGGAGGAAGAGCAGATGGCCATGCGCAAGGGCAAGGACAGTGGCGTGCGGATCTTCTCCAAGGGCCGATTCAAGAAAGCCCCCAAAGTGGAAGAATCCATCACCTACGAAGAGATCCATCCTGAATCTTAG
- a CDS encoding peptidoglycan DD-metalloendopeptidase family protein, producing MNKRIIFLLALIPTALGLGNLLTSCSTQPETQISDDKGTEAPEQSPTVLFGFEVDSLEVVREVVQKNENLSEILTRYNVSPQTIHKIGTLPEEVFDVRKIQRNKPYTIIHEPDSNKTCLGFVYHPNVIDYVVVDLRDSVAVIAGQHPVDTLEHTLEGVIESSLYVSITEAGGSPLLVNALSEVYAWEIDFFGLQKGDAFKILYTTLEVQGESAGLGEIKAASFTHMDEELLAFQFDQGDGIEYFDEEGNSLRKTFLKAPLSYTRISSKFSYNRLHPVLKIRRPHLGVDYAAPTGTPVLSVGDGTVVKRGYAGGAGKMVKIKHNGTYTTAYLHLSRYGKGLKVGDRVKQGQVIGYVGSTGLSTGPHLDFRFYQNGKAIDPLKVDPPSANPIKEEVKTAYTETMMKLKARLQEAQQAESIVDTVQDIPVKG from the coding sequence ATGAACAAGCGGATAATCTTTCTGCTGGCCTTGATACCTACCGCACTAGGCCTCGGAAATCTGTTGACATCTTGCTCAACGCAACCGGAAACACAAATTTCGGACGACAAAGGTACAGAAGCTCCCGAACAAAGCCCAACTGTGCTGTTCGGTTTTGAGGTGGATTCTCTTGAAGTAGTTCGAGAAGTCGTTCAGAAAAACGAAAATCTATCGGAAATCCTGACCCGATACAACGTCTCTCCTCAGACCATCCACAAAATCGGAACCCTTCCTGAGGAGGTTTTCGATGTAAGAAAAATTCAACGAAATAAACCATACACCATCATCCACGAGCCGGATTCCAACAAAACCTGCTTGGGATTTGTCTACCACCCCAACGTCATCGACTATGTAGTCGTGGATCTTCGCGACTCGGTAGCAGTAATCGCGGGACAACATCCCGTGGATACGCTTGAACACACACTGGAGGGCGTTATCGAAAGTTCTCTCTACGTCTCCATCACGGAAGCGGGGGGTTCCCCGTTGTTGGTGAATGCCCTTTCAGAGGTTTACGCTTGGGAAATTGACTTCTTCGGATTGCAAAAAGGAGATGCCTTCAAGATCCTCTACACCACGCTGGAAGTTCAGGGAGAATCCGCAGGGCTCGGAGAGATCAAGGCAGCCAGCTTCACGCACATGGATGAAGAATTGCTGGCCTTCCAATTTGATCAGGGAGATGGGATCGAATATTTTGATGAAGAAGGAAACAGCCTCCGCAAAACCTTCCTGAAAGCACCATTGAGCTATACCCGTATTAGTTCCAAGTTTTCCTACAACCGTCTTCACCCTGTCCTGAAAATTCGCCGTCCTCACTTGGGCGTGGATTATGCTGCCCCAACTGGAACCCCTGTTTTGTCTGTGGGTGATGGAACGGTCGTGAAGCGTGGCTATGCAGGTGGTGCCGGAAAAATGGTCAAGATCAAGCACAACGGTACGTACACCACTGCCTATCTACACTTGTCCCGCTATGGAAAAGGTCTGAAGGTGGGAGATCGCGTCAAGCAAGGGCAGGTCATCGGTTATGTTGGAAGTACGGGATTGTCCACAGGGCCTCACTTGGATTTCCGCTTCTACCAAAATGGCAAGGCCATCGACCCATTGAAGGTGGATCCACCATCCGCGAACCCGATCAAGGAGGAGGTCAAAACTGCCTACACCGAAACCATGATGAAATTGAAAGCACGACTTCAAGAAGCTCAGCAAGCAGAAAGCATTGTTGACACGGTGCAAGATATTCCGGTAAAAGGTTAA
- a CDS encoding LysM peptidoglycan-binding domain-containing protein codes for MSLHDKYNPVLKLGEDFNVKDGYVEEAEGVLKIGGTAATQFEKDRMWDKIKEIGGEAPSDIEADIKVANTGYYHRHMVVSGDSLSKIAKMYYGDPMKYMDIFNANTNILKDPNLIHPGQELVIPFPS; via the coding sequence ATGAGCCTTCACGACAAATACAATCCCGTCCTCAAACTGGGCGAAGACTTCAATGTGAAAGACGGATATGTAGAAGAAGCGGAGGGAGTCCTCAAGATTGGCGGAACTGCTGCCACACAATTTGAGAAGGACCGGATGTGGGACAAAATCAAGGAAATCGGCGGTGAAGCTCCTTCCGACATCGAGGCTGACATCAAAGTTGCCAACACGGGCTATTATCACCGCCACATGGTGGTCAGTGGCGACTCTTTGAGCAAAATTGCCAAGATGTACTACGGAGATCCCATGAAGTACATGGACATCTTCAACGCCAATACCAATATCCTCAAGGACCCAAATCTCATCCATCCCGGACAGGAATTGGTGATCCCATTTCCATCCTAA
- a CDS encoding DUF1295 domain-containing protein, with protein MTTLNPYIWAWMLLAILLLPFLVRIKAPYGRHQSRAWGPLMDNRLGWVVMELPALLVVPICFLLGEQNRNIVGYLILALWLLHYGHRTLIFPLRTRTRGKQIPIAVVAMAIVFNLVNGGFLGLQIGFAEPGYGLEWLSDPRCWMGVGLFLAGFWINWKSDDRLIHLRKPGETGYSIPYGGWFRWVSCPNHFGEIIEWVGFAMLTWSWAGLSFAVWTAANLIPRALDHHRWYQDKFAEYPKNRKAVIPFIL; from the coding sequence ATGACGACCCTTAATCCATATATCTGGGCGTGGATGCTCTTGGCGATCCTGCTCTTGCCATTCTTGGTCCGAATCAAGGCCCCTTATGGTCGCCACCAATCCCGTGCCTGGGGCCCACTCATGGACAATCGGCTCGGATGGGTGGTCATGGAACTTCCCGCCTTGCTGGTGGTTCCAATATGCTTCCTGCTGGGTGAGCAAAATCGCAACATAGTGGGGTATCTGATCTTAGCGCTTTGGCTGTTGCACTACGGGCACAGGACCTTGATTTTTCCGCTAAGGACACGGACACGGGGAAAACAGATTCCAATTGCTGTGGTGGCTATGGCGATCGTCTTTAATCTCGTCAATGGTGGTTTTTTGGGACTGCAAATTGGATTTGCCGAGCCCGGATATGGCTTAGAATGGCTTTCGGACCCAAGGTGTTGGATGGGGGTTGGGCTATTTCTGGCTGGATTCTGGATCAATTGGAAGAGCGACGATCGGCTCATTCATTTGCGCAAGCCTGGAGAGACAGGATATTCGATTCCCTATGGAGGATGGTTTCGATGGGTGTCCTGCCCCAATCACTTTGGAGAAATCATCGAATGGGTGGGGTTTGCCATGTTGACATGGAGTTGGGCAGGATTGTCATTTGCTGTGTGGACCGCCGCCAACCTCATCCCTCGTGCATTGGACCATCATCGGTGGTATCAAGACAAGTTTGCCGAGTACCCCAAAAACCGCAAAGCCGTTATCCCCTTTATTCTTTAG
- a CDS encoding CHAD domain-containing protein, whose protein sequence is MQKHWQTLHKKRLKQTEQHLHEANQTQDPEAIHAFRVSVKKLRALYQMWGHVLEGPPIDEALLLPIDSLYRLSGKVRDVQILQGLNRQVAQFHLSPIPEWDVYLQHREKVAQKRLTKALKAEIWFPRKDISSAFNQQVSQISKRQLKGQLRRYLSQRVNALADEIISAPKHRRMHDLRKRVKSLMYGLNMADKTLPEIRQTYHHKALAYSAQTLGIWHDWYVWKDRFVKFSAKQTNISSSRLQEWHVFGLNQTHSLAEVSNLQLVEWQRALGI, encoded by the coding sequence ATGCAGAAGCACTGGCAGACCTTACACAAAAAGCGCCTCAAACAGACAGAACAGCATCTACATGAGGCCAATCAGACACAGGATCCAGAGGCCATCCATGCGTTCAGGGTATCTGTCAAAAAGCTTCGTGCCTTGTATCAAATGTGGGGACATGTCCTAGAAGGGCCTCCCATAGATGAAGCCCTCCTGCTGCCCATAGATTCGCTATACCGACTATCGGGCAAGGTCCGGGATGTGCAGATCCTACAGGGATTGAATCGCCAAGTCGCCCAGTTTCACCTGAGTCCTATCCCCGAATGGGATGTGTACCTTCAGCACCGTGAAAAAGTCGCCCAAAAGCGCCTCACCAAGGCACTCAAGGCTGAAATCTGGTTTCCCCGTAAAGACATTTCCAGCGCATTCAACCAGCAGGTATCTCAGATCAGCAAGCGCCAGCTCAAAGGACAACTACGAAGGTACCTATCTCAAAGGGTTAATGCCTTGGCCGATGAGATCATTTCTGCGCCCAAGCATAGGCGAATGCACGATCTGCGCAAACGGGTGAAGTCATTGATGTATGGGCTGAACATGGCGGATAAAACCTTGCCAGAAATCCGCCAAACCTATCACCATAAGGCACTTGCGTATTCGGCACAAACTTTGGGAATCTGGCATGATTGGTACGTATGGAAAGACCGTTTCGTAAAATTTTCTGCCAAACAAACGAATATTTCTTCGTCTAGGCTTCAAGAATGGCACGTATTTGGCCTTAATCAAACACATAGTCTGGCGGAGGTTTCGAACCTTCAGTTGGTAGAATGGCAGCGGGCTCTGGGAATTTGA
- a CDS encoding C1 family peptidase, with product MKRIILNVGLCLLFPALVTAQEVRKNRPDGGYLFTIDHDIAATEVKSQDRSGTCWSYSTVSFLESELIRTGKGSHDLSEMFVVRNTYPKKVELYLRMQGNSRLSAGGTFHDVLNVLRTDGIVPQEAFSGLADGEQSHNHAELDALMETMAKTWVDNPAGKLSTKWKPALEGVLDAYLGQDITEFEYQGKSYSPQSFAEELELDADEFIEFTSFIHQPFYEKNLLEIPDNWDYHQMYNLPLEELVEVMDYALSNGFTVAWDADVSEKTFSHKNGVAVMPATPYRKLSADERKALFNEPQPELEVTPENRQAAFDDYTTTDDHLMHITGMAHDQNGTPYYLVKNSWGDSNACGGYLYVSLPYVQAKTIHILIHKDAVPKEIMKKLK from the coding sequence ATGAAACGCATTATCCTGAATGTAGGGCTTTGCCTATTGTTCCCAGCGCTGGTAACTGCCCAAGAAGTCCGGAAAAATCGTCCCGATGGAGGTTACTTGTTCACCATCGATCACGACATTGCCGCCACAGAAGTCAAAAGTCAGGATCGCTCCGGCACCTGCTGGAGTTACTCCACCGTTTCCTTTCTGGAATCCGAACTGATTCGGACTGGCAAGGGAAGTCATGACCTCTCGGAAATGTTTGTCGTGAGAAATACCTATCCCAAGAAGGTTGAACTCTATCTCCGCATGCAAGGCAATAGCCGATTGAGTGCAGGTGGTACGTTCCACGATGTGTTGAATGTGCTCCGGACGGATGGAATCGTTCCCCAGGAAGCCTTCTCTGGCTTGGCAGATGGCGAACAATCGCACAACCACGCTGAGTTGGATGCGCTGATGGAAACCATGGCGAAGACTTGGGTAGACAATCCCGCCGGGAAACTTTCCACCAAATGGAAGCCAGCATTGGAAGGGGTTTTGGATGCATACCTCGGTCAGGACATCACGGAGTTCGAATACCAAGGGAAGTCCTACTCTCCTCAATCCTTCGCGGAGGAATTGGAACTGGATGCAGATGAATTCATTGAATTTACGAGCTTCATCCACCAGCCATTTTATGAAAAGAATCTACTGGAAATTCCCGACAACTGGGATTACCATCAGATGTACAACCTGCCGTTGGAGGAATTGGTCGAGGTGATGGATTACGCGCTGAGCAATGGATTCACGGTCGCTTGGGATGCAGATGTGAGCGAGAAGACCTTTTCGCACAAAAATGGGGTCGCGGTCATGCCTGCCACCCCCTATCGAAAACTGAGCGCCGATGAGCGTAAAGCTTTGTTCAATGAACCTCAACCAGAATTGGAAGTCACTCCCGAAAATCGTCAAGCGGCATTCGATGACTATACCACCACCGATGACCACCTGATGCACATCACTGGAATGGCTCATGATCAAAACGGGACTCCGTATTATCTGGTCAAGAATTCTTGGGGAGACAGCAATGCATGTGGCGGGTATTTGTATGTTTCTTTGCCATATGTACAGGCCAAAACGATTCACATCCTGATTCACAAGGATGCAGTACCAAAGGAAATCATGAAGAAATTGAAGTAG
- a CDS encoding amidohydrolase family protein: MLKIDTHSHIIPEHLPRFADKFGYGDFIHLDHHRPGFANMMKGDVFFREIEANCWDPQVRIDEYAQFNTQVQVVCTIPVMFSYWAKPKDTLELSRFLNDQLAETVANHPKHYVGLGTLPMQDANLAVQELQRIKEELGLPGVQIGSNINNINLSDSQFDPIWEACEELDMCLLIHPWDMMGKRHMEKYWLPWLVGMPAETSRAICSMIFGGIFDRFPKMRVNFAHASGSFLATIGRVEHGFNCRPDLVAIDNPNNPTNYLGHFWVDSITHDPVMLRYVMNKVGANRVTIGSDYPFPLGDLTIGELVDEMALPPMEHEFLYSKAALEWLGLEASQFLD, translated from the coding sequence ATGCTGAAAATCGACACCCATTCCCATATCATCCCTGAGCATCTCCCAAGATTTGCCGACAAATTCGGGTATGGAGACTTTATTCATCTGGACCACCACCGCCCTGGATTTGCCAACATGATGAAGGGGGATGTCTTCTTCCGCGAAATCGAGGCAAACTGTTGGGACCCACAGGTTCGGATCGACGAATACGCGCAGTTCAACACCCAAGTCCAAGTTGTCTGCACCATTCCGGTCATGTTTTCCTATTGGGCCAAACCCAAGGATACGCTGGAGCTTTCCAGATTTTTGAATGACCAGCTCGCAGAAACCGTAGCCAATCACCCCAAGCACTATGTGGGGCTAGGCACTTTGCCGATGCAGGACGCCAATTTGGCCGTACAGGAATTGCAACGCATCAAGGAGGAGCTAGGGTTGCCGGGTGTGCAGATTGGTTCCAATATTAACAATATCAACCTATCCGACTCTCAATTTGATCCCATCTGGGAGGCCTGCGAGGAGTTGGATATGTGCCTATTGATCCACCCTTGGGATATGATGGGCAAGCGCCATATGGAAAAATACTGGTTGCCCTGGTTGGTGGGGATGCCTGCGGAAACGTCCAGAGCGATTTGTTCCATGATTTTCGGGGGAATCTTCGACCGTTTCCCCAAGATGCGAGTCAATTTCGCTCATGCATCTGGTTCTTTCCTCGCGACCATCGGACGGGTTGAGCATGGGTTCAATTGCCGACCAGACCTTGTGGCGATCGACAATCCAAACAACCCCACCAATTACCTCGGGCATTTCTGGGTAGATTCCATCACGCATGATCCGGTCATGCTCCGCTATGTGATGAACAAAGTCGGCGCAAACCGTGTCACAATCGGTTCTGACTATCCATTCCCACTGGGAGATTTGACTATCGGAGAATTGGTGGACGAAATGGCACTTCCTCCCATGGAGCACGAATTCCTGTATAGCAAGGCCGCGCTCGAATGGCTGGGCTTGGAAGCCTCTCAGTTCTTGGACTAA
- a CDS encoding sialidase family protein: MLQYSVSLKSLFLIAGCFAMSSAWAQFPNVLIDDTRENYPPCEPSIVINPKNPNQVVAGAILDKVYVSEDGGNTWQTDQLKSSMGVFGDPCLVADNRGNIYYLHLSNPSGLGWADPTILDRIVCQRSKKNAKKWTKGTAIGLNHPKDQDKEWASISPVDHRVLVTWTQFDKYDSPDPNDRTNILFSQSTNRGKSFSEPVRINEISGDCLDGDETVEGAVPAAGPNGEVYVAWSVNEKIYFDRSLDGGGTWLDKDLVVADQPGGWTIDIPGISRCNGMPVTMCDVSQGPNRGTVYVNWADQRNGTDDTDIWIAKSTDHGQTWSDPFRVNDDAAGSQQFLTWMAIDQTTGYLYVVFYDRRNHEDLSTDVYLAYSTDGGDSFTNVKISERAFVPNGKVFFGDYNNISAHGGLICPIWTRMDNRQTSVWTAPITHQNLINQAGR; encoded by the coding sequence ATGCTTCAATATTCTGTTTCCCTGAAATCTCTGTTCCTGATAGCTGGATGTTTTGCCATGAGTTCGGCCTGGGCGCAATTCCCTAATGTGCTCATCGATGACACCCGGGAGAATTACCCGCCTTGCGAGCCCAGTATCGTCATCAATCCCAAGAATCCCAATCAAGTGGTTGCCGGAGCCATTTTGGATAAAGTCTATGTATCCGAAGACGGCGGGAATACTTGGCAAACGGATCAACTCAAATCATCCATGGGAGTATTTGGGGACCCATGCCTCGTAGCTGACAATCGGGGGAACATCTATTATTTGCATCTTTCCAATCCGAGCGGTTTGGGATGGGCCGATCCGACGATTCTGGACCGGATTGTATGCCAGCGTTCCAAGAAGAATGCCAAGAAATGGACCAAGGGAACCGCTATTGGCCTGAATCACCCCAAAGATCAGGACAAGGAGTGGGCCTCCATCAGCCCGGTCGACCATCGGGTATTAGTCACTTGGACACAGTTTGACAAATACGATAGCCCCGACCCCAATGACCGAACCAATATCTTGTTTTCCCAGTCCACGAATCGCGGAAAATCGTTTTCAGAACCCGTCAGAATCAATGAAATATCAGGCGATTGCCTCGATGGAGATGAAACGGTAGAAGGCGCAGTGCCTGCTGCTGGCCCGAATGGGGAAGTATATGTAGCTTGGTCTGTAAACGAAAAAATCTACTTTGATCGCTCACTAGATGGGGGGGGCACTTGGCTGGACAAAGACTTGGTGGTAGCGGATCAACCGGGAGGCTGGACGATCGATATTCCGGGAATCTCTCGTTGCAATGGGATGCCGGTCACTATGTGCGATGTCTCCCAAGGCCCCAATCGTGGGACCGTCTATGTCAATTGGGCCGACCAGCGCAACGGGACCGACGATACGGATATTTGGATCGCCAAATCTACCGACCACGGCCAAACTTGGTCCGATCCTTTCCGGGTGAACGATGATGCCGCAGGTAGTCAACAATTCCTCACGTGGATGGCCATTGACCAGACGACTGGCTATCTCTATGTGGTCTTCTATGATCGTAGAAACCACGAAGATTTGAGCACAGATGTCTACTTGGCCTATTCCACTGACGGCGGAGATTCCTTTACCAATGTCAAGATTTCGGAGCGCGCTTTTGTGCCAAATGGGAAGGTCTTCTTTGGCGATTACAACAATATTTCGGCACATGGAGGACTCATTTGCCCGATTTGGACGCGTATGGACAACCGGCAAACCAGTGTCTGGACTGCCCCGATCACTCATCAAAATTTGATCAACCAGGCAGGAAGGTGA
- the yidD gene encoding membrane protein insertion efficiency factor YidD, with protein MGIIKRIISLLFLGIIRFYQYAISPLFPPTCRYTPTCSHYAAEAIRKHGPFRGGWLAIKRISSCHPWGGSGYDPVPDPHHVHKGQDSQESAS; from the coding sequence ATGGGCATTATCAAACGAATCATATCGCTTTTATTCCTAGGCATCATCCGATTTTATCAGTATGCCATTTCACCGCTTTTTCCACCGACTTGCCGGTATACGCCGACTTGCTCACATTATGCGGCAGAAGCGATCAGGAAACATGGTCCCTTTAGAGGTGGTTGGTTGGCGATCAAGCGCATTTCCAGCTGCCATCCATGGGGAGGAAGTGGCTACGATCCGGTCCCAGATCCTCATCACGTCCATAAAGGTCAAGATTCGCAGGAATCAGCATCCTAG